Genomic window (Vitis riparia cultivar Riparia Gloire de Montpellier isolate 1030 chromosome 4, EGFV_Vit.rip_1.0, whole genome shotgun sequence):
aaaatcaaagtaaTATTTGAGAAGTTGAAATATCCTCTTaacctattttctatatttttaaaaatatatttttattaaaaaaatatatttatagtattttattttaattattttctatattttataattattatttttaaatattccttagaaaataattaaaagatgttgtcataaaacaccatatttttttgcttttaataataaaaactattttctattttttttattatcaaacttaataaataaaaaaacccaaaagtCTTGCTAACAAATACACATTTTATTCCATGTCTttgaaaaatgttgatcattCTTTCAAAGATGCATTTGTCAACCATATGAGGTTGGTAAGAAATTTAAACATCCTTCAACCTCCTGAAGTGACAGATGATCTTACTCACATTCATTCATATAACTTTTttctcaatgaaaaaaaatataaaattattcacATAATCCTCAAAGCAGGTTTGGAGCACATAATCTATGGTCAAACAATTTCCCAttcaacaaattaaaaaaaaaaaaaaaaatcctcatcCTAACCCAACAACCCACTTCACCAATCCCAAAAAAGGGGGCAAGGATTCTCAAATTAAACAAAGTTTTATTATACAATCATCACTATATTGGTTGAAGCAATGTTTAATTTAGTAAACCCTTTTTCATGATCATGGCAagtcctcatcatcatcatggtTGTCATCAATGGTCTTAACACCATAATTATTCATATGATTCTTTACAAGTTTGGCATATTCAATGCCTTGTCCATAGGCATCCAAGGACTTTTTAAGATCGTCTTCATCatcaacattattattattgttgatgTCGACGGCCTTAACACCATAATTATTCATTTGATTCTTTACAAGTTTGGCATTTTCAATGCCTTGTCCATAGGCATCCAAGGACTTAAGATAGTCGTCATCGTCGTCCTcgtcgtcatcatcatcatcattgttaTTGTTGATGGCCTTAACATCATAGTTATTCATCTGACTCTTTACAAGCTTGGCATATTTGATGCCTTGTCCATATGCATCCAAGGACTTCATAAGATCGTCGTCctcgtcatcatcatcattgttGTTGTTGATGGCCTTAACATCATAGTTATTCATCTGACTCTTTACAAGCTTGGCATATTTGATGCCTTGTCCATATGCATCCAAGGACTTCATAAGATCGTCGTCCTCGTCGTCGTCATCATCATTGTTATCAACAGCCTTAACACCATAATTATTCATCCcattcatcatcatcaacttgGCATATTTTATGCCTCGTTCATAGGCTTCCATGGACTTCCTAAGGTCAGCATCATCATTGGCATCATCACTGCTCGCTAAGGTGGAAGGGCTGTTGCCAAGCCCATAGTTGTCTCCAGTATTCGGGAAGAAGCTTGGCTCTCCCTCTTCTTGCTTGGAAACCCCATAGTCATCTTCTCCATAACTCCCTGCAGAAACATTAGACAAGAGGGCAATAAGCAGCAAGAGCAAGGGAATGTGTTTAGCAAAGGAAGCCATGGCTGTTGCAGTCTGCAGGCTGGAAGGTGTGGTGATGGGCCAACCTTTATGTAGTAGTCTACTAGAGACCCTCCCATTTAATTTTCCTACTCATTTACTGCAAATGAGACATGGTATAAATTTTGGCAAACCATTTTAAGAAGAAATATGCTACATGCTATTCTCATATTCCTTTTTCGTCCCTCCTCCTTCACTATAATAAATGGATTAGGAGTGAGTTTGAGAAACAAGTTTTAGTATTACCTTATACAAACCCGTcataataatacatataattaaattaaaaatagcctaatatttttttagttttaacatgtatataagataataaaaaccacattcaataaaataaattataaaaatttataatatttaattatttataaaatatatttatttttaatgcaattatttttcttaaaaaaacttatataaattttttttaaaattttaatttttttagaaataaatagaaACAAATTTAACATTTAGCAACTTACATACTATATTTATTGGGACAATCTTGGGATCTTAAGTTAAATTCATATTggaattttctaaaaatgttttagcTTTGCAGGTCGATGATTACATAAATTATTTGTCaaatagttattattattagttgtAATTGTGATATTTTTTGAGAGCCCAAAAAGGTTGATTCTGCCATGTGCAGCCAATTGGGGATCCACACATGGCCTACATATCTATAAAATTATGCTGTCCCCTTAATTCCAATAATCTCCTAAATACACTGATGTAAATattgaaaaggaagaaaaaaaaatccccaataACATAATCAAGTCCATGACCAAGAAGAGGTCGCTGGGGAgagtgtgtgtgagagagagagagagagcagaaAAGGCTGAAAGGATCAGCATCAGCAGAAGTCTTAATCCCCTTTCCTCCCTTTTAGGCTTTTCTTTCTcactttgtttcttttgtttttgggcTAAGTGGTCCTCCTCAAAACTTTTGTCAAATTATCTCAATCATCTCATTTTCTTCTGTAGATGATCAATTATTGGGTTTCTTCAAAGCAAGGCACTATCTATTTTTGGAAAGGGAAAGAAGCAAATTggcacaattttttcttttcttttttcatttaattgaatACTCTTCTC
Coding sequences:
- the LOC117912751 gene encoding suppressor of Mek1-like codes for the protein MASFAKHIPLLLLLIALLSNVSAGSYGEDDYGVSKQEEGEPSFFPNTGDNYGLGNSPSTLASSDDANDDADLRKSMEAYERGIKYAKLMMMNGMNNYGVKAVDNNDDDDDEDDDLMKSLDAYGQGIKYAKLVKSQMNNYDVKAINNNNDDDDEDDDLMKSLDAYGQGIKYAKLVKSQMNNYDVKAINNNNDDDDDDEDDDDDYLKSLDAYGQGIENAKLVKNQMNNYGVKAVDINNNNNVDDEDDLKKSLDAYGQGIEYAKLVKNHMNNYGVKTIDDNHDDDEDLP